One Vibrio gallaecicus genomic region harbors:
- a CDS encoding DUF2867 domain-containing protein, producing MTEMHQLPDNADIRSHLEDAYFADSFHTDIQYHGQSAMDVYIDLMQATPKWVTTLMALRNRIVGLFGLKNLGSMTEIDRTKSAADYQVGDKVGIFSLYSKSASEVIVEDRDKHLNVKLSFTIEPNGNKAKVHATSVVHVNNRLGRVYMFFVGPVHKIIVPNSLKQLPYAILS from the coding sequence ATGACTGAGATGCATCAATTACCTGATAATGCCGATATTCGTTCACACCTAGAAGACGCCTATTTTGCTGATTCTTTTCATACCGACATTCAATACCATGGGCAATCCGCTATGGATGTTTATATAGACCTTATGCAAGCGACACCGAAATGGGTCACAACGTTAATGGCTTTGAGAAATAGAATCGTTGGGCTGTTTGGGTTGAAAAATTTAGGCAGTATGACTGAGATCGATAGGACGAAATCAGCGGCTGATTATCAGGTCGGCGATAAAGTTGGTATCTTTTCTTTGTATTCGAAATCAGCATCGGAAGTCATTGTTGAAGACCGAGATAAGCACCTTAATGTGAAATTATCTTTTACGATTGAACCTAATGGAAATAAAGCAAAGGTGCATGCAACATCGGTTGTTCATGTAAACAACAGGCTAGGTCGGGTCTACATGTTTTTTGTAGGTCCTGTTCATAAAATCATCGTTCCGAACTCTCTAAAACAGCTACCTTATGCCATATTGTCATAG
- the gltS gene encoding sodium/glutamate symporter, translated as MNNLISIGPLESFLIAISVLFLGHFVNAKLPVLKKYNIPEPIVGGLIVAFAITGLHFNGIDLEFSLPLQKTFMLMFFATVGLAANYTQLMKGGAKVFLFLGVASVYIIIQNGVGVTLATALGLDPLMGLIAGSITLSGGHGTGAAWSQTFSDTYGIANTLEIAMASATFGLIIGGIIGSPVAQKLINKNNLESEYGTGTHTHERFPELVTYNEYEEDKVTAKKVIEVLFILLICITGARYLEQWVSTFEITWLMIPDFVYALFIGVFITNVFEVTKIHKTDSETVDILGTVSLSLFLAMALMSLKLWNIFDLAIPFLAILAVQAVVLGIFSYFVTFKVMGSNYDAAVMAGGHCGFGLGATPTAVMNMGSLVNRFGPSPQAFMVVPIVGAFFIDIVNLIILQGYISFIG; from the coding sequence ATGAATAATTTAATTTCAATAGGGCCACTAGAATCTTTCCTAATCGCGATTAGTGTGTTGTTTCTAGGTCATTTTGTGAACGCAAAGCTTCCAGTACTTAAAAAATACAATATCCCTGAACCCATTGTTGGTGGGTTGATTGTTGCTTTTGCTATCACAGGTCTTCATTTTAACGGTATTGATCTAGAGTTTTCTCTACCTTTACAAAAGACTTTCATGTTGATGTTTTTCGCGACAGTAGGTTTAGCGGCTAACTATACTCAGCTGATGAAAGGTGGAGCAAAAGTATTCCTATTTTTAGGTGTTGCTTCGGTCTATATCATCATTCAAAACGGTGTGGGTGTAACGCTCGCGACTGCTCTAGGTTTAGATCCATTAATGGGGCTTATCGCTGGTTCGATAACGCTTTCTGGTGGTCACGGAACGGGCGCTGCTTGGTCACAAACTTTTTCCGACACGTATGGCATTGCCAATACCTTGGAAATCGCAATGGCATCGGCAACCTTTGGTTTGATCATTGGTGGCATCATCGGTAGCCCTGTGGCTCAAAAGCTTATCAATAAGAATAACCTAGAATCGGAATATGGCACGGGTACTCATACTCACGAACGCTTCCCGGAACTTGTCACTTACAACGAATATGAAGAAGACAAAGTCACGGCGAAGAAGGTTATTGAAGTGCTGTTTATTCTTCTTATCTGTATTACGGGTGCTCGTTATTTAGAGCAGTGGGTAAGTACATTTGAAATTACTTGGTTGATGATCCCTGATTTCGTTTACGCGCTGTTTATTGGTGTGTTTATTACGAATGTATTCGAAGTCACTAAGATTCATAAAACAGACAGTGAGACTGTCGATATTCTTGGCACGGTTTCACTGTCGTTATTCTTAGCAATGGCTTTAATGAGCTTAAAACTGTGGAATATTTTTGACCTTGCGATTCCATTCCTTGCCATCTTAGCGGTGCAGGCTGTGGTTTTAGGTATCTTCTCGTACTTTGTGACGTTCAAAGTTATGGGCTCAAATTATGATGCTGCGGTAATGGCTGGTGGGCACTGTGGTTTCGGCTTAGGGGCAACACCTACTGCCGTGATGAATATGGGTTCACTTGTGAATCGCTTTGGTCCATCACCTCAAGCCTTTATGGTCGTTCCAATTGTTGGTGCTTTCTTTATTGATATTGTTAACTTGATTATTCTGCAAGGATACATTTCCTTTATTGGATAG
- a CDS encoding Rho-binding antiterminator, whose amino-acid sequence MISCNQYDYIEIVCLYQYEILLTLKSGESIQGIAMDTKRDDDKQECILINLDSGSKLVVLDELLSLEVLTQNPKFKMVRF is encoded by the coding sequence ATGATCAGTTGCAACCAGTACGATTACATTGAAATTGTGTGTCTGTATCAATATGAAATCTTATTAACGCTAAAGTCTGGTGAAAGTATTCAAGGCATTGCGATGGACACAAAAAGAGATGATGATAAGCAAGAGTGTATTTTGATTAATCTGGATTCAGGTTCAAAGTTAGTGGTATTAGATGAGTTGTTAAGCTTAGAAGTGCTAACTCAGAACCCTAAGTTTAAGATGGTGAGATTCTAA
- a CDS encoding ChrR family anti-sigma-E factor, whose protein sequence is MIKHHPNFNVLKEFVAGTLPDSISLVVASHVEMCAECQATVELLTEQAAQALFEPLEAAQENENTLDDESNVDVAINFDAIFSQGKGDEVDKNNDMLNLLDLDMINQITANTDLVQTTSPTENVEVEVAGQSFTLPRALHSVVRKEWLGLGKISRARLDFEDGSRHASLLHIAEGGQVPSHTHKGFEITLLLQGSFDDEMGHYSAGDFVWLDGKHTHNPVTQEGCVCLTVSSDALHFTKGVSQLFNPLGKYIY, encoded by the coding sequence ATGATTAAACATCACCCCAACTTTAATGTACTTAAAGAATTTGTTGCTGGAACACTTCCAGATTCCATTTCACTGGTCGTCGCAAGCCATGTAGAAATGTGCGCCGAATGCCAAGCAACCGTTGAACTACTAACAGAGCAAGCAGCGCAAGCTTTATTCGAGCCACTCGAAGCGGCTCAGGAAAATGAAAATACCCTAGATGATGAAAGCAATGTGGATGTAGCTATCAACTTTGACGCTATTTTTTCACAAGGTAAAGGTGATGAGGTTGATAAGAATAATGACATGCTGAATCTTCTTGATTTAGACATGATCAACCAAATCACAGCCAATACAGATCTAGTCCAAACCACGTCCCCTACCGAAAACGTTGAAGTTGAGGTGGCTGGGCAGTCTTTCACTCTGCCAAGAGCACTACATTCGGTGGTACGGAAAGAGTGGTTAGGTCTAGGGAAAATTTCGCGAGCACGACTAGACTTTGAAGATGGATCACGCCATGCCAGCCTGCTGCATATCGCGGAAGGTGGGCAAGTGCCTTCACACACACATAAAGGATTCGAAATCACACTTCTGTTGCAAGGCAGCTTTGATGATGAGATGGGGCACTATTCGGCGGGTGATTTCGTTTGGTTAGATGGAAAACATACTCATAACCCAGTCACACAAGAAGGTTGCGTATGCTTAACTGTATCTAGCGACGCGCTCCACTTTACTAAAGGGGTCAGTCAATTATTTAACCCTCTTGGTAAATATATTTATTAA
- a CDS encoding DUF4344 domain-containing metallopeptidase — protein sequence MRTLWLTGISCLICTPLQAAFKSAPESTRDSQNAADAKKSVIVEYLPSQDNFEASLKSEIEQSGINSTLIDLSEQLFPFNNTLILQYGTDEGPMYDPETHTIHIPYSFYAESIDYFTKNKYNEKYNKPAKLGAIDTLLHTLLHEAGHAYIEDQNIPILGKEEDAVDNFATIILLNYIEDGDDAAISAADMFAFESDDRPDYYDFGEYIDEHSFDLQRYFSTLCLVYGSDPEKHANLLNEVENNYLSDRKDFCIFNYDTISQNWGEYLNSQNKQ from the coding sequence ATGAGAACACTATGGCTCACAGGGATAAGTTGTCTAATATGTACACCTTTACAGGCTGCGTTCAAAAGTGCTCCTGAAAGCACACGCGATTCTCAAAACGCCGCTGATGCAAAAAAAAGCGTCATCGTTGAATATTTGCCTTCGCAAGATAACTTTGAAGCATCTCTGAAATCTGAAATCGAACAAAGTGGAATCAACAGCACGCTCATTGACCTCTCCGAACAATTATTCCCTTTTAATAACACTCTGATACTGCAATACGGTACTGATGAAGGTCCGATGTATGATCCAGAAACTCATACCATTCATATTCCATACTCTTTCTACGCCGAATCTATCGATTACTTTACAAAGAACAAGTACAACGAAAAATACAATAAACCCGCTAAATTGGGGGCAATAGATACCCTCTTACATACGCTACTTCATGAAGCTGGACATGCGTATATTGAAGACCAAAACATTCCGATATTAGGCAAAGAAGAAGACGCCGTAGACAACTTCGCCACCATCATATTGCTGAACTATATTGAAGATGGAGATGATGCGGCCATTAGTGCTGCTGATATGTTTGCTTTTGAGTCAGACGATAGACCCGATTATTACGACTTTGGCGAATACATTGATGAGCATAGTTTTGACTTACAACGCTACTTTTCAACGTTGTGTCTCGTTTACGGCAGTGACCCTGAAAAGCATGCCAATTTACTGAACGAAGTTGAGAACAACTACTTAAGTGACCGAAAAGATTTTTGTATATTTAATTACGACACTATCAGTCAAAACTGGGGAGAGTATTTAAATTCGCAAAATAAACAATAA
- a CDS encoding sigma-70 family RNA polymerase sigma factor — protein METIRTTGKDKEHVIIPESQVPTELSSWLVLVANKRDKQAFTQLFKFFAPKIKRFGMTKLNNEASANELVQETMTNIWKKAHLYNEDKGAATTWVYTVMRNAAFDMLRKVKAKAEQNVADDIWPIDAALAESHEEASPFADHLMSRHMMSQIDTLPPAQRTIVKGVYFQELSQEQLAQQLDVPLGTVKSRLRLALAKLKQQMGDQYND, from the coding sequence ATGGAAACAATCAGAACAACTGGGAAAGACAAGGAGCACGTCATCATCCCTGAATCGCAAGTCCCTACCGAGCTTTCAAGCTGGCTGGTTCTCGTTGCGAATAAGCGAGACAAACAAGCCTTCACTCAATTGTTTAAATTTTTCGCACCGAAGATCAAACGCTTTGGCATGACGAAACTGAACAATGAGGCTTCTGCCAACGAATTAGTTCAAGAAACAATGACCAATATTTGGAAAAAAGCGCACCTTTACAATGAAGATAAAGGTGCGGCGACTACTTGGGTATATACCGTAATGCGTAATGCGGCATTCGATATGCTACGAAAAGTGAAAGCTAAAGCCGAACAAAATGTGGCTGACGATATTTGGCCTATTGATGCAGCCTTAGCAGAAAGTCATGAAGAAGCCTCTCCTTTCGCTGACCATTTGATGTCACGCCATATGATGAGCCAAATCGATACACTCCCTCCTGCACAGAGAACTATTGTTAAGGGCGTGTACTTTCAAGAGCTATCTCAGGAGCAACTGGCACAACAGCTGGATGTTCCATTAGGTACGGTCAAGTCTCGTTTACGTCTAGCGCTTGCCAAGTTAAAGCAACAAATGGGAGACCAATACAATGATTAA
- a CDS encoding tautomerase family protein has product MIVIYGIKAQLNPIKLQLSDILQFCLNSEMGLPDDKRAHRFVPLDKDDFFYPEGRTDAYTVIEINMMEGRTVRTKKALIKRIFSEIELKLGIKPIDIEITIKEQPSHCWGFRGMTGDEAQDLKYKVNV; this is encoded by the coding sequence ATGATTGTTATTTACGGCATTAAGGCACAACTTAACCCTATTAAACTTCAGTTGTCAGACATTTTGCAGTTTTGCTTAAACAGTGAAATGGGCCTACCCGATGATAAGCGAGCTCATCGCTTTGTCCCACTCGATAAAGATGACTTCTTTTATCCAGAAGGTCGCACAGATGCGTACACTGTTATTGAAATAAACATGATGGAAGGACGAACGGTTCGCACCAAGAAAGCACTCATCAAGAGGATTTTTTCTGAGATTGAACTCAAGCTTGGGATTAAACCCATCGATATAGAGATCACGATTAAAGAACAACCTTCACACTGCTGGGGCTTTAGAGGGATGACAGGTGATGAAGCTCAAGACCTTAAATATAAGGTGAATGTCTAA
- a CDS encoding CatB-related O-acetyltransferase, translating into MTQNTSIHQNHPVQSKPEADSSTVPTRKHWSQFQLLHDVVKNPNIHLKGTHSYYSDCWDNGFEDSVVRYLHGDWLTKDREPRWAIDQLYIGDYVCIGAEAVILMGGNHTHRADWFCLYPFMDFIDEAYQGKGDTHIHDGVWIGMRAMVMPGVTIGEGAIIAANSVVTKDVPPYAVVGGSPATLLKFRFDKETIQTLMEMGIYDWPADKFEALKRHLCGSDIESLKSALIAYQMNDKQ; encoded by the coding sequence ATGACTCAAAATACTTCGATTCATCAGAATCACCCGGTTCAGTCTAAACCAGAAGCCGATTCAAGCACGGTACCAACGCGAAAGCATTGGTCTCAATTTCAGTTACTTCATGACGTTGTGAAAAACCCTAATATTCATCTCAAAGGTACTCACAGTTATTACAGCGATTGTTGGGATAATGGGTTTGAAGACTCGGTTGTTCGATATTTACATGGTGATTGGTTGACTAAAGACCGCGAGCCGCGCTGGGCAATAGATCAGTTGTACATTGGTGACTATGTCTGTATTGGTGCTGAAGCCGTTATCCTGATGGGAGGCAACCACACGCACCGTGCGGATTGGTTTTGTTTGTATCCGTTTATGGATTTCATTGACGAAGCCTACCAAGGCAAAGGTGATACTCATATTCATGATGGGGTGTGGATAGGCATGCGAGCGATGGTTATGCCAGGTGTCACTATTGGTGAAGGTGCGATTATTGCGGCTAATAGTGTGGTGACGAAAGATGTACCGCCTTATGCTGTTGTAGGCGGCTCTCCTGCCACATTATTGAAGTTTAGGTTTGATAAAGAGACCATTCAAACGCTCATGGAAATGGGTATTTATGATTGGCCTGCTGATAAATTTGAAGCGCTGAAAAGGCATCTTTGTGGATCAGATATCGAATCATTAAAGTCGGCTTTGATAGCCTACCAGATGAATGACAAACAATAG
- a CDS encoding GFA family protein, giving the protein MDYPIEGACQCGQVTYQLKAEPKMVLACHCQECQKLSTSPFSVTAIVAQGDIEFQGKLKEWSRMSDSGNRNTAAFCPDCGNRVYHYNPDDQTTLKLKLKPVGFEHDTIFQPVAHVWVSEKLSWVDLPEGVKIFDKQP; this is encoded by the coding sequence ATGGATTATCCTATCGAAGGAGCCTGTCAGTGCGGGCAAGTGACCTACCAGCTTAAAGCTGAGCCGAAAATGGTGTTGGCTTGTCATTGTCAAGAGTGTCAAAAGCTCTCTACCAGCCCATTTAGTGTCACGGCGATTGTGGCGCAAGGTGATATTGAGTTTCAAGGAAAGCTGAAAGAATGGAGCCGAATGTCGGATTCCGGTAATCGGAATACCGCGGCTTTTTGTCCTGATTGCGGCAACCGTGTTTATCACTACAATCCAGACGATCAAACCACCCTTAAATTAAAACTGAAGCCAGTCGGCTTTGAACATGACACTATTTTCCAACCGGTTGCGCATGTTTGGGTTTCGGAAAAACTGAGTTGGGTGGACCTTCCTGAAGGCGTTAAAATCTTTGATAAACAACCTTAA
- the norW gene encoding NADH:flavorubredoxin reductase NorW, translating to MQPIIIVGGGFAALQTIKMLRKVDAQVAIEIFTADNGTEYNKPSLSHVFSKNQSVKDLTLNSAAALAEQYNIVIHTHTHVESINAEAQYIEASGKRHYYSKLVLATGARTFVPPVKGLDHSKVLTLNSLDEFHQSKSRIDAAKRIAIIGGGLIGVELALDLQVAGKEVTIFEPASDLLPNLLPRFVSAELERELIKSGVQVMTNTAIIEAKHNETELVLNASSSVSARLANIEVDEVIAAAGLRPNIELAVQAGIDVNQGIVVDSTLSSSISNIFAIGDCAEIEGRVMAYLQPAILSANVLAKQLTSSEGNLALPSMLTKVKTPSYPIQLSGKNIHTATRWEAKFTQNGIVAKAFNDANSFVGFVVTGNHSKAAFPLLRELQLA from the coding sequence ATGCAACCAATTATCATTGTAGGCGGCGGTTTTGCTGCACTTCAAACTATAAAAATGCTACGAAAAGTCGATGCTCAAGTGGCGATAGAAATCTTTACTGCGGATAATGGTACTGAATACAATAAGCCAAGTCTTTCTCATGTATTCAGTAAGAATCAAAGTGTGAAGGACCTTACTCTAAATAGTGCAGCAGCATTGGCAGAGCAATACAATATCGTCATTCACACCCACACTCATGTGGAAAGCATTAACGCCGAAGCGCAATACATAGAAGCAAGTGGCAAACGTCATTACTACTCAAAACTAGTGCTAGCGACGGGAGCGCGTACTTTTGTCCCACCAGTAAAAGGGCTGGACCATAGTAAAGTGCTCACGCTAAACAGCCTAGACGAGTTTCATCAATCCAAATCTCGCATTGATGCTGCAAAACGAATAGCCATTATTGGGGGTGGTTTAATTGGGGTTGAGTTAGCACTTGATCTACAAGTCGCGGGAAAAGAAGTCACAATATTCGAGCCGGCTTCCGACTTGTTGCCGAACCTTTTGCCTAGGTTTGTTTCTGCTGAATTAGAACGGGAACTCATCAAAAGTGGCGTGCAAGTTATGACGAACACGGCGATCATAGAAGCTAAGCATAATGAAACTGAACTTGTATTAAATGCCTCTTCTTCTGTATCCGCTCGACTCGCCAATATCGAAGTAGATGAAGTGATCGCCGCTGCTGGTCTGCGTCCAAATATAGAGCTTGCAGTACAGGCGGGAATCGATGTTAATCAAGGCATTGTGGTTGATTCAACACTTTCTAGTAGCATTAGTAATATCTTTGCGATTGGAGACTGCGCGGAAATTGAAGGGCGAGTGATGGCTTACCTACAACCTGCCATTTTGTCAGCAAACGTACTTGCTAAACAACTGACCAGTTCTGAAGGTAACTTAGCTTTACCATCGATGCTAACCAAAGTGAAAACGCCGAGTTATCCTATCCAATTGTCAGGAAAGAACATTCACACTGCAACACGCTGGGAAGCGAAATTTACCCAAAATGGCATAGTAGCTAAAGCATTTAACGATGCGAATAGCTTCGTTGGGTTCGTTGTCACTGGCAACCATTCCAAGGCTGCATTCCCGCTATTACGTGAACTGCAATTGGCTTAG
- a CDS encoding LON peptidase substrate-binding domain-containing protein, protein MQEPTSKNTQQAMISTNQPPHLQLQVQHNLAVFPLPIFLLPEGRQRLRIFEKKYLSMIANASKGEGFVIARSDKQRDYQVSSWGIKVAIVDFNMGDDNILEVDVEGIELVKISNFTYQDDGLLIGSALATNHWSRLDNNEPTPILSAFLEKLFQEHELIQSLYSNTKFDDPIWVCSRLIEILPISLGRKETFLSPTSFPSLVALLNEVVSGSTMQNEIS, encoded by the coding sequence ATGCAGGAACCAACCTCAAAAAATACACAACAGGCAATGATAAGCACTAATCAACCTCCTCATTTACAACTGCAAGTTCAACATAATCTTGCGGTGTTCCCTTTGCCAATTTTTTTATTGCCAGAAGGCAGGCAGAGATTACGTATATTCGAGAAAAAATATCTATCAATGATAGCTAATGCTTCCAAGGGGGAAGGGTTTGTTATTGCACGTTCCGATAAACAACGAGATTACCAAGTCAGTTCATGGGGAATTAAAGTCGCCATTGTTGACTTCAACATGGGGGATGACAATATTCTTGAAGTGGATGTCGAAGGCATAGAGTTGGTGAAAATATCTAATTTCACCTATCAAGACGATGGTTTGTTGATAGGGAGTGCACTTGCGACTAACCATTGGTCTAGACTTGATAATAATGAACCAACACCAATACTATCCGCTTTTTTAGAAAAATTATTTCAAGAACATGAACTCATTCAATCACTGTATTCAAACACCAAGTTCGATGACCCTATCTGGGTTTGTTCTAGATTGATAGAGATACTGCCTATTTCACTCGGAAGAAAAGAAACCTTTCTTTCCCCCACAAGTTTTCCTTCATTAGTTGCGCTATTAAACGAGGTCGTATCAGGAAGTACCATGCAAAATGAAATAAGTTAA
- a CDS encoding YibL family ribosome-associated protein, protein MSGTNELQQINNRLDKCRHKLAAAKARNDRPVVNQFEDEIKKLTKKIAQLKHKQSYDVNQERKALVDMPFRREITKAEQADMGKLKKSVKGLVVVHPMTKVGKELRLEVMTGFAPKKF, encoded by the coding sequence ATGAGTGGTACAAACGAACTTCAACAAATTAACAACCGTCTAGACAAGTGTCGCCACAAGTTAGCGGCTGCTAAGGCTCGTAATGATCGTCCTGTCGTTAATCAATTTGAAGATGAAATCAAAAAGTTAACGAAGAAAATTGCACAGCTTAAACATAAGCAAAGCTACGATGTTAACCAGGAACGTAAAGCTCTGGTTGATATGCCATTTCGTCGTGAAATTACGAAAGCTGAGCAAGCGGATATGGGTAAACTGAAAAAGTCAGTTAAAGGATTAGTGGTTGTTCACCCAATGACTAAAGTGGGTAAAGAGCTTCGCCTTGAAGTGATGACAGGGTTTGCCCCGAAAAAATTCTAA
- a CDS encoding methyl-accepting chemotaxis protein: MSITIRKRLYILSIFPLLIITIGMMTLSYMELNNLNTKQIQTTHESMMEIKKTELKSYVDIAKTALNPIIANNGTREDAINTLKEINFGENGYIFGYTSKGVRVLQGQSDAGIGKNFFNLQDKKGNYLIQDLLKNSKVNKFTTYYFPKPNQTIPQPKLSYSVFFPQWDMMIGTGFYTDDVDSTIAIMDKQSKDIADKSLVTIGLFCLAITAIVVIFAMYINRSIMRPLEQFDDSIRAFASGDADLTARMDISSVPEFKTLTTNFNIFVASLQDIIGKVSLVSQQVVDETNNMSSRATQVDELASGQQLETDQVATAMTEMTSTAHEISNNANQAADSAKNAEDNVNEANEIVSSAVHSVQDLASEVAQASEVISKLEGDVRNISSSLEVIQDIAEQTNLLALNAAIEAARAGEQGRGFAVVADEVRKLASRTQESTGEIHQMIEQLKSASDNAVKAMDTSQSRSNSAVTEANSAKEALEKIKGSIDIIMDMNSLIATATQEQSHVGQEISQRITVISDQSNQSASLANDNRVGSQDLNGKAHQLHELVDRFTV; this comes from the coding sequence ATGAGTATTACCATTCGCAAGCGACTTTATATCCTGTCCATATTCCCATTGCTTATTATCACTATTGGCATGATGACTTTGAGCTATATGGAGCTGAATAACCTCAACACTAAACAAATTCAAACCACTCATGAAAGTATGATGGAAATTAAAAAGACGGAGCTTAAATCTTATGTTGATATAGCAAAAACCGCTCTTAACCCTATCATTGCAAACAATGGCACAAGAGAAGATGCCATCAATACACTTAAAGAAATTAACTTTGGTGAAAATGGATACATCTTTGGCTATACATCAAAAGGTGTCCGCGTTCTTCAGGGGCAATCAGACGCAGGGATCGGTAAAAACTTCTTTAATCTACAAGACAAGAAAGGCAATTACCTGATTCAAGATCTCCTGAAGAATTCAAAAGTAAACAAATTCACAACCTATTACTTCCCCAAGCCGAACCAAACCATCCCACAACCTAAACTGAGTTATTCGGTATTTTTTCCACAGTGGGACATGATGATCGGAACGGGCTTTTATACTGACGATGTAGACAGCACCATCGCCATTATGGATAAACAATCAAAAGACATTGCAGACAAAAGCCTAGTGACTATTGGTCTGTTTTGTTTAGCAATCACTGCGATTGTAGTGATTTTTGCTATGTACATTAACCGCAGTATCATGCGCCCACTTGAACAGTTTGATGATTCAATCCGCGCCTTTGCAAGTGGTGATGCCGACTTAACCGCTCGCATGGATATTTCATCGGTCCCAGAATTTAAAACACTCACTACTAACTTCAATATCTTTGTTGCAAGCCTACAAGACATCATTGGAAAAGTAAGTTTGGTCAGCCAACAAGTCGTAGATGAAACCAACAACATGTCTAGCAGAGCCACTCAGGTGGATGAACTGGCTTCAGGTCAACAACTCGAAACCGACCAAGTTGCTACTGCAATGACAGAAATGACCTCGACTGCTCACGAAATATCCAACAATGCAAATCAAGCTGCAGATTCAGCAAAAAATGCTGAAGACAACGTGAATGAAGCGAATGAGATTGTCTCTTCTGCAGTTCATTCTGTGCAAGATTTAGCTTCTGAGGTTGCCCAAGCGAGTGAAGTCATTTCTAAACTAGAAGGTGATGTGAGAAATATTTCATCTTCACTTGAAGTGATCCAAGATATTGCCGAGCAAACAAACCTGCTTGCGTTAAATGCAGCTATTGAAGCAGCTAGGGCGGGCGAACAAGGTCGCGGCTTCGCCGTTGTAGCAGATGAGGTAAGAAAACTGGCAAGCCGGACTCAAGAAAGTACTGGTGAGATTCACCAAATGATTGAACAGCTAAAATCGGCTTCTGATAATGCAGTAAAAGCGATGGATACCAGCCAGTCTAGAAGTAATAGCGCGGTTACCGAAGCAAACTCAGCGAAAGAAGCACTTGAAAAAATCAAAGGTTCTATTGATATCATCATGGATATGAACTCTTTAATAGCAACCGCAACTCAAGAACAAAGCCATGTGGGGCAAGAGATCTCACAACGTATTACTGTTATCTCAGACCAAAGTAACCAATCCGCTTCTTTGGCAAATGACAACCGAGTTGGCAGCCAAGACCTTAATGGTAAAGCGCACCAACTTCATGAGTTAGTCGATAGATTTACGGTGTAA